The following proteins are co-located in the Halarcobacter sp. genome:
- a CDS encoding D-hexose-6-phosphate mutarotase, which translates to MSDILEIEHELFDAKILLQGAQIVHFQLKDKQKLFWHTDFSFFKEEEPFRGGIPICWPWFGKKKSPSHGFARISKWKLISRIDTPTNVALEFILNSDMVNIEYWPYSFELKLKMNLGKNFSISLEIDSEVETTAALHTYFYVNNILDVQVDNLNLNYFDSLENRLVKSDKENLKIDKQIDRIYKMTNYNIINSIHNQIKIFHKNASDVVVWNPWEDGSSNISDMKKNDYINMLCVETARISKTIKNDYLTVDIEKR; encoded by the coding sequence ATGAGTGACATTTTAGAGATAGAACATGAACTTTTTGATGCAAAAATATTACTTCAGGGTGCACAAATTGTTCATTTTCAGCTAAAAGATAAACAAAAATTATTTTGGCATACTGATTTTTCTTTTTTTAAAGAGGAAGAACCCTTTAGAGGGGGAATCCCAATCTGTTGGCCATGGTTTGGTAAAAAAAAATCACCTTCCCATGGTTTTGCTCGTATTAGTAAATGGAAACTAATAAGCCGAATTGATACCCCAACTAATGTAGCTTTAGAATTTATTTTAAATTCAGATATGGTAAATATAGAGTATTGGCCTTATTCTTTTGAACTTAAATTAAAGATGAATTTAGGGAAAAATTTTTCAATTTCATTAGAAATTGATTCAGAAGTTGAAACTACAGCTGCCTTACATACTTATTTTTATGTTAATAATATTTTAGATGTTCAAGTAGATAATTTAAATTTAAATTATTTTGATAGTTTAGAAAATAGATTAGTTAAAAGCGATAAAGAAAATCTTAAAATAGACAAGCAAATTGACAGAATTTATAAAATGACAAATTATAATATTATAAATAGTATTCATAATCAAATAAAAATTTTTCATAAAAATGCAAGTGATGTAGTTGTTTGGAATCCTTGGGAAGATGGAAGTTCTAATATAAGTGATATGAAAAAGAATGATTATATTAACATGCTTTGTGTAGAAACAGCAAGAATATCAAAAACAATCAAAAATGATTATTTGACAGTTGATATAGAGAAAAGGTAA
- the gmd gene encoding GDP-mannose 4,6-dehydratase, whose amino-acid sequence MKKAIVTGITGQDGAYLAQLLLEKGYEVYGTYRRTASVNFWRIEELGIEKNPNLHLVEYDLTDQANSIHMVQKIQPDEIYNLAAQSFVGVSFDQPLATAHITGLGCVHLLEAIRIVNPKIKFYQASTSEMFGLVQEIPQTEKTPLYPRSPYGVAKLYAHWMVINYRESYDIFGCSGILFNHESPLRGREFVTRKITDSVAKIKLGKLDCLELGNMDAKRDWGFAKDYVEGMYLMLQADKPDTYVLATNRTETVRDFVTMAFKAAGIELEFLGKDEQEIAINKATGETVVKVNPKFYRPAEVDLLIGNPAKAKEVLGWEPKCTLEELCAMMVKEDLRRNEIGFSF is encoded by the coding sequence ATGAAGAAAGCGATAGTTACAGGAATAACAGGACAAGATGGAGCATATTTAGCACAATTATTATTAGAGAAGGGATATGAAGTATATGGGACATATAGAAGAACAGCTTCAGTAAACTTTTGGAGAATAGAAGAATTAGGGATAGAGAAGAATCCAAATTTACATCTTGTAGAATATGACTTAACTGATCAAGCGAATAGTATACATATGGTACAAAAGATTCAACCAGATGAAATTTATAACCTAGCTGCTCAAAGTTTTGTTGGTGTATCTTTTGACCAACCATTAGCAACAGCTCATATTACAGGATTAGGATGTGTGCATTTATTAGAAGCAATAAGAATAGTAAATCCAAAAATCAAATTCTATCAAGCAAGTACATCAGAGATGTTTGGATTAGTACAAGAGATACCACAAACAGAGAAGACACCACTTTATCCAAGAAGTCCATATGGAGTAGCAAAATTATACGCACACTGGATGGTAATAAACTATAGAGAGTCATATGATATATTTGGATGTAGTGGGATATTATTTAATCATGAATCACCATTAAGAGGAAGAGAATTTGTAACAAGAAAGATTACAGATTCAGTAGCAAAAATAAAACTAGGGAAATTAGATTGTTTAGAACTAGGGAATATGGATGCAAAAAGAGATTGGGGATTTGCAAAAGACTATGTAGAAGGGATGTATTTAATGCTACAAGCAGATAAACCAGATACATATGTATTAGCAACAAATAGAACAGAGACAGTTAGAGATTTTGTAACAATGGCATTTAAAGCAGCAGGAATAGAGTTAGAATTTCTAGGTAAAGATGAACAAGAGATTGCAATAAATAAAGCAACAGGAGAGACAGTAGTAAAAGTAAATCCAAAGTTTTATAGACCAGCAGAAGTAGATTTACTAATAGGGAACCCAGCAAAAGCGAAAGAAGTTTTAGGATGGGAGCCAAAATGTACATTAGAAGAGTTATGTGCAATGATGGTAAAAGAAGATTTAAGAAGAAATGAAATTGGGTTCTCTTTTTAA
- a CDS encoding DUF4214 domain-containing protein, which produces MERFYQNILSRTANSGEKNSLLSQIAQGATTDDILNGFIVS; this is translated from the coding sequence ATAGAAAGGTTCTACCAAAATATCCTAAGTAGAACAGCAAATAGCGGAGAGAAAAATAGTTTGTTGTCACAAATAGCACAAGGTGCAACAACTGATGATATCTTAAATGGATTTATTGTCTCTTAA